A genomic window from Sulfurimonas hongkongensis includes:
- a CDS encoding energy transducer TonB, whose translation MIAPYKRVIAAVLSTTLLHASIFYTLNEVKQPKVIKNKTIEIELMQEVKEEKKEIVKEKKVEKPKPIVKPKPVIKPKPVIKPKPVIKPKPKPTVKPKPIIKSEPKPKPIAKTQPKPIEKKEEIVEEVTQKEEPKEITEPTKPSQEATLSEDAEDSTMSADELEIYLYKVRVKIEQNLRYPPLARRLKIQGESVVKFNILEDGSVEGSTISTHTSSGNSSLDRQAINTIVQVSPFLAPPKGKISIIVPVAFNLK comes from the coding sequence ATGATAGCGCCATATAAAAGAGTTATCGCAGCTGTGCTCTCTACAACACTTCTGCACGCATCTATCTTTTACACTCTAAATGAAGTAAAGCAACCTAAAGTTATAAAAAACAAAACTATAGAGATTGAACTTATGCAAGAAGTAAAAGAAGAAAAAAAAGAGATTGTAAAAGAGAAAAAGGTAGAAAAGCCTAAACCTATTGTAAAACCTAAACCAGTTATAAAGCCAAAACCAGTTATAAAGCCAAAACCAGTCATTAAACCAAAGCCTAAACCAACTGTGAAGCCTAAGCCAATCATCAAATCAGAACCAAAACCCAAACCAATTGCTAAAACCCAACCAAAACCTATAGAAAAAAAAGAAGAGATAGTAGAAGAAGTAACACAAAAAGAAGAACCAAAAGAGATAACAGAGCCCACTAAACCCTCGCAAGAGGCTACACTAAGTGAGGATGCCGAGGACTCAACTATGAGTGCTGATGAGCTAGAGATATATCTCTATAAAGTAAGAGTCAAAATAGAGCAAAACCTAAGATATCCACCACTAGCAAGAAGATTAAAAATACAAGGAGAGAGCGTAGTAAAATTTAATATTTTAGAAGATGGAAGTGTTGAGGGCTCAACTATATCCACACACACATCGAGTGGCAACAGCTCACTTGACAGACAGGCGATAAACACCATAGTCCAAGTATCTCCCTTTCTTGCTCCGCCAAAAGGGAAGATATCAATAATAGTGCCAGTGGCATTTAATCTAAAATAA
- a CDS encoding ExbD/TolR family protein — protein MSCEHNEISEINMTPFVDIVLVILVIFMATATFVAQGKINITLPTSSTETQKDKQKPITITIDKDANIYLNDILTTKEDLGKTLLKDVKEASKNGVILRSDAKVSFEHVVDIIDICKANDINKFSIQTEVKSR, from the coding sequence ATGAGTTGTGAGCATAACGAAATATCAGAGATAAATATGACTCCATTTGTGGACATTGTTCTTGTTATACTCGTTATTTTTATGGCTACTGCTACTTTTGTGGCACAAGGAAAGATAAATATCACACTTCCAACTTCTAGCACAGAGACCCAAAAAGATAAGCAAAAACCAATCACAATCACTATAGATAAAGATGCTAACATTTACCTAAATGACATACTCACAACAAAAGAAGATTTAGGCAAAACTCTTTTAAAAGATGTCAAAGAGGCTTCAAAAAATGGAGTGATTTTAAGAAGTGATGCAAAGGTCTCATTTGAGCATGTTGTCGATATTATAGATATCTGTAAAGCAAATGATATTAACAAGTTTTCAATTCAAACAGAGGTAAAGAGCAGATGA
- a CDS encoding MotA/TolQ/ExbB proton channel family protein yields the protein MLTEKLLSIVFIGVDPVLWILIAMSLVSFGVIVERLLVFGSIKKSLNELSVPDIKLILEKRLGILATFGNNAPFIGLFGTVLGVINAFATLSKGSEFGVNAVMGGISEALVATAAGLFVAIPSVIAYNYFVRKIRMTLLKREAEAS from the coding sequence ATGCTAACTGAAAAACTGCTCTCCATTGTTTTTATAGGAGTTGATCCCGTTTTATGGATACTAATAGCTATGAGCCTTGTCTCTTTTGGAGTGATAGTTGAGAGACTCTTAGTCTTTGGTTCCATCAAAAAAAGCCTAAATGAGCTAAGTGTGCCAGATATAAAACTTATCCTAGAAAAACGACTTGGCATCTTAGCAACTTTCGGAAACAATGCTCCTTTTATAGGGCTATTTGGAACAGTTTTAGGTGTTATAAACGCTTTTGCAACGCTCTCAAAGGGGAGCGAATTTGGAGTAAATGCAGTAATGGGAGGCATCTCTGAAGCCCTCGTTGCAACTGCTGCTGGACTTTTTGTGGCGATTCCTAGTGTTATCGCTTATAACTACTTTGTAAGAAAGATAAGAATGACACTACTAAAGAGAGAGGCTGAAGCGTCATGA
- a CDS encoding ABC transporter substrate-binding protein, translated as MKIILSIFVLIFTTAYARTIIDDHGRVVKVPEHITKIYAASPPLSMSLLAFNPDLVAGLNSPFNEIQKKFVGSAYDKPVVGGFMGQGNIPNFEILASVKPDVVIMWSRMSGHEKILAKLEKLSIPVLLVNNESIYDLITQFELYAKLTGDEARANELIAYTKESLNLVEHMQGTLAKQKPISYYFAQGIDGQYSECEGSFHLEPFKYAGAKNALDCKMSSNYGMEKISLETILLSDPDVIVAMEKSFVESIYDNPQFSTLRAVKEKKVFLVPSSPFNYISRPPSFMRLLGIRWLIDSFYPTLRASSFLDEKEEFFKLFFVQRKRDAN; from the coding sequence ATGAAAATAATTCTATCGATTTTTGTGCTTATTTTTACAACCGCTTATGCTAGAACTATCATAGATGACCACGGCAGGGTTGTAAAAGTGCCAGAACACATCACTAAAATCTATGCAGCATCACCACCTCTTAGTATGTCTCTTTTAGCATTTAACCCTGATTTAGTTGCAGGGCTTAACTCTCCATTTAACGAGATTCAAAAAAAGTTCGTGGGAAGTGCTTATGACAAACCTGTTGTAGGCGGTTTTATGGGACAAGGGAATATTCCAAATTTTGAGATTTTAGCTAGCGTGAAACCCGATGTTGTAATCATGTGGTCTAGGATGAGTGGGCACGAGAAGATATTGGCAAAACTTGAAAAACTAAGTATCCCTGTTTTGCTTGTAAACAACGAATCCATCTATGACCTAATAACACAGTTTGAACTCTATGCAAAACTAACGGGCGATGAGGCAAGAGCAAATGAACTTATAGCCTACACAAAAGAGAGCCTAAACTTGGTCGAGCATATGCAAGGTACATTGGCAAAACAAAAACCTATTAGCTACTACTTTGCACAAGGTATTGATGGGCAATATAGCGAATGCGAAGGCTCTTTTCACTTAGAGCCATTTAAGTACGCAGGGGCAAAAAATGCGCTTGATTGTAAAATGAGCTCTAACTATGGGATGGAGAAAATTAGCTTAGAGACTATACTCCTTAGCGATCCTGATGTCATTGTGGCGATGGAGAAGAGTTTTGTAGAGTCTATATATGACAATCCCCAATTCTCAACACTAAGGGCAGTAAAAGAGAAAAAAGTCTTTTTAGTTCCATCATCTCCTTTTAACTACATCTCAAGACCTCCATCGTTTATGAGGCTCCTTGGCATTAGATGGCTCATCGACTCTTTCTATCCAACTCTAAGAGCTAGCTCATTTCTTGATGAAAAAGAGGAGTTTTTTAAACTATTTTTTGTACAAAGGAAAAGAGATGCTAACTGA
- a CDS encoding sulfite exporter TauE/SafE family protein, with the protein MSTRFIKLKSFFGSSIIGTLGGLIGLGGAEFRLPFLVGILKIDTLHAIILNLSISLVTVFFALVFRGVDANILSHGYIVLNLLSGTLIGAYIGVSYATKIDKRTLHTLIFYLLIFLSLVLFSHIFIEVKSALILPLIFQIVLGFILGIGIGMVSSLLGVAGGELLIPTIVLLYATDIKTAGTLSLAISLPTLLVGLYRYHKNGRLLEVLSFRDILIWMSIGSIIGAFIGAILFGIMDAKFIEFFLAIILLLSAYKLFKKEKK; encoded by the coding sequence ATGAGCACAAGATTTATAAAACTCAAAAGTTTTTTTGGCTCTAGCATTATTGGAACACTTGGCGGACTTATAGGACTTGGTGGAGCAGAATTTAGATTACCTTTTTTAGTAGGTATTCTCAAAATTGATACGCTCCATGCCATTATCCTAAATCTCTCTATCTCTCTTGTAACAGTTTTCTTTGCACTTGTTTTTAGAGGAGTTGATGCAAATATCTTATCACACGGCTACATAGTACTTAATCTTCTCTCTGGAACACTTATCGGTGCTTATATTGGGGTTTCCTATGCAACAAAAATAGATAAAAGAACACTTCACACACTTATTTTTTATCTTTTAATTTTTTTAAGTTTAGTTCTTTTTAGCCATATTTTTATAGAGGTAAAGAGTGCCCTCATACTCCCGTTAATATTTCAAATTGTATTAGGTTTTATTCTCGGTATTGGCATCGGTATGGTTAGTTCACTCTTAGGCGTCGCAGGAGGAGAATTACTTATCCCTACTATCGTACTTTTGTATGCTACAGACATTAAAACAGCAGGAACACTAAGTCTAGCCATCTCACTTCCTACACTATTAGTGGGTCTTTATAGGTACCACAAAAACGGCAGGCTTTTAGAAGTTTTAAGCTTTAGAGATATTTTAATATGGATGTCCATTGGTTCGATTATTGGTGCTTTTATTGGTGCAATACTTTTTGGAATAATGGATGCCAAGTTCATAGAGTTTTTCTTAGCAATTATACTTTTACTCTCTGCATATAAACTGTTTAAAAAGGAGAAAAAATGA
- the modD gene encoding ModD protein has product MNLLYEDLGYFDLTTHGLGIGEKQATMSFAPKGEVILCGVDEVLKVMRELNIEHKFHKRDGDCVEGKEIILECKGDAASLHKAWKISQNIFEYMSGIATYTNSLVVKAREINPKISVATTRKNFPGSKELMLKSVMAGGGVIHRMGLYDSILVFEQHLNFFNTKEELESAFTKLKYEFLEKKIAVEVEDYKDACYFASLGADILQCEKMEYATLKKCVTLKEHYPHLLLSATGGIHESNIEEFAKCGVDFIVTSSPYHAKPLDIKVTIKESL; this is encoded by the coding sequence ATGAACTTACTATATGAAGATTTGGGTTATTTTGATTTAACAACTCACGGACTTGGCATTGGCGAAAAACAGGCTACTATGAGTTTTGCTCCAAAGGGCGAAGTTATCCTTTGCGGGGTTGATGAAGTTTTAAAAGTTATGAGGGAGTTAAATATAGAGCATAAATTTCATAAAAGAGATGGCGATTGTGTCGAGGGTAAAGAGATTATACTTGAGTGTAAGGGCGATGCCGCGAGTCTGCATAAAGCGTGGAAAATCTCTCAAAATATTTTTGAATATATGAGCGGGATTGCCACATATACCAACTCACTTGTAGTAAAAGCAAGAGAGATAAACCCTAAAATAAGCGTAGCAACTACTAGAAAAAACTTCCCAGGATCTAAAGAGCTCATGCTAAAGTCTGTGATGGCGGGCGGTGGAGTTATTCATCGCATGGGACTTTATGACAGCATCTTAGTCTTTGAGCAACATCTTAACTTTTTTAATACAAAAGAGGAGCTTGAGAGTGCTTTTACTAAACTAAAGTATGAGTTTTTAGAGAAAAAAATAGCTGTAGAAGTTGAAGACTATAAAGACGCGTGTTACTTCGCATCTCTTGGTGCTGACATACTTCAATGCGAAAAGATGGAGTATGCGACTCTTAAAAAGTGCGTAACTCTAAAAGAGCACTATCCGCATCTACTACTCTCTGCTACTGGCGGAATACATGAGTCAAACATAGAAGAATTTGCAAAGTGTGGAGTTGATTTTATAGTTACTTCATCGCCCTATCACGCAAAACCACTTGATATAAAAGTTACCATCAAAGAGTCGTTATGA
- a CDS encoding ABC transporter ATP-binding protein, protein MELKPIIEVNDLHFSYKNHKVLSGINFELNRGEVVSLLGINGCGKSTLIKLILKLIHTDADIKIDAEDLKSYSHKDLAHKIAYIPQYNNTPFNYQVLDMVLMARVTKLGFFAQPSKKDYEVAMAALEKIGMEHLKNRAFGQLSGGQKQMVLLARSIAQEVNTFIMDEPVAGLDYGNQIRLLELIDSLASEGYTFLKTTHYPDHALLMSSRVVVMHEGVIVADDAPEAVITKEMIEKIYDIKADIVTHGEHKRCLPIFEKSRQKDLHELTI, encoded by the coding sequence ATGGAACTAAAACCTATCATAGAGGTAAATGACCTGCACTTCTCATATAAAAATCACAAGGTCCTCTCTGGCATAAATTTTGAGTTAAACAGAGGTGAAGTTGTCTCACTCCTTGGCATTAACGGCTGTGGCAAAAGCACACTTATAAAACTCATCCTAAAACTCATCCATACAGATGCAGATATCAAGATAGATGCAGAGGATTTGAAAAGCTACTCACACAAAGATTTAGCTCATAAAATAGCTTACATTCCGCAATATAACAACACACCATTTAATTATCAGGTTCTTGATATGGTGCTCATGGCTAGGGTCACAAAGCTCGGTTTTTTTGCACAACCTTCAAAAAAAGATTATGAAGTGGCTATGGCAGCATTAGAGAAAATCGGTATGGAGCATCTAAAAAACAGAGCATTTGGGCAACTTAGTGGCGGACAAAAACAGATGGTACTTTTAGCTCGCTCTATCGCTCAAGAGGTAAATACTTTCATCATGGATGAACCAGTTGCTGGGCTTGACTATGGTAATCAGATAAGACTTTTAGAGCTTATAGATTCACTTGCATCTGAGGGTTATACTTTCTTAAAAACCACTCACTATCCAGACCACGCACTTCTTATGTCTAGTCGTGTTGTAGTTATGCATGAGGGCGTTATTGTGGCAGATGATGCACCAGAAGCGGTGATAACTAAAGAAATGATAGAGAAGATTTACGACATAAAAGCGGATATCGTAACTCACGGCGAGCATAAAAGATGTTTACCGATTTTTGAAAAAAGCAGACAAAAGGATTTACATGAACTTACTATATGA
- a CDS encoding FecCD family ABC transporter permease: MNDAKYLIIVTIILVLFSTLSLLWGQFDISISTFFDYLNHKLFSSPATQDFTLIESIILDIRLPRVLLAILIGAALATSGAVFQAMFVNPLVSPGILGVLAGASFGAACGMLISEHWFIVQILAFVFGFVAVGFAVFIGSMVTNSRSTVMLVLGGVISASLFTSLLSIIKYVADPYSTLPAIVYWLMGSLSMAELNETLLVAIPITLSILGMVFMSKYFDLMSLGDEEAKALGVNVKLIRIVAIILATLASSLSVVMAGIIGWVGLIIPHIIRMAVGPSHRLLIPLSAVIGAIFLLSADAISRLALSVEIPIGILTSLIGIPIFIIVLKNARAAWN, translated from the coding sequence ATGAATGATGCTAAATATCTAATCATCGTAACAATCATCTTAGTACTCTTCTCAACTCTCTCACTCTTGTGGGGGCAGTTTGATATAAGCATCTCTACTTTTTTTGACTACCTAAATCACAAGCTATTCTCAAGTCCTGCTACGCAAGATTTCACTCTTATAGAGAGCATCATCTTAGATATTCGCCTTCCTCGTGTGTTGCTAGCTATTCTCATCGGTGCGGCACTTGCAACGAGTGGAGCGGTGTTTCAAGCGATGTTTGTAAATCCTCTTGTTTCTCCTGGGATTTTGGGCGTTTTAGCAGGTGCATCTTTTGGTGCGGCATGTGGAATGTTAATCTCTGAACATTGGTTTATCGTACAGATTTTAGCTTTTGTTTTTGGTTTTGTAGCAGTTGGTTTTGCTGTTTTTATTGGTTCTATGGTTACAAACTCTCGTTCAACTGTGATGCTAGTTCTTGGCGGAGTTATCAGCGCCTCACTATTTACTTCACTTCTCTCCATCATAAAGTATGTTGCAGATCCATACTCTACACTTCCAGCCATCGTTTACTGGCTAATGGGTTCACTCTCCATGGCAGAGCTAAATGAGACTCTGCTTGTCGCAATCCCCATCACGCTTAGCATCTTAGGGATGGTTTTTATGAGTAAATATTTTGATCTTATGAGCTTAGGAGATGAAGAAGCAAAGGCTCTTGGTGTAAATGTAAAACTCATCCGCATCGTAGCTATCATCCTTGCTACACTTGCAAGTTCACTGAGCGTTGTGATGGCTGGGATTATTGGCTGGGTTGGACTTATCATTCCCCATATCATCCGTATGGCTGTTGGTCCATCACATCGTTTGCTTATTCCTCTTAGTGCAGTTATTGGTGCTATATTTTTGCTAAGTGCAGATGCTATCTCAAGACTAGCCTTAAGTGTTGAGATTCCTATTGGGATCCTTACTTCACTCATAGGGATTCCTATCTTTATTATCGTTTTAAAAAATGCGAGGGCAGCATGGAACTAA